The following proteins are encoded in a genomic region of Microtus ochrogaster isolate Prairie Vole_2 chromosome 5, MicOch1.0, whole genome shotgun sequence:
- the B3gat1 gene encoding galactosylgalactosylxylosylprotein 3-beta-glucuronosyltransferase 1 isoform X1, protein MGNEELWVQPALEMPKRRDILAIVLIVLPWTLLITVWHQSSLAPLLAVHKDEGSDPRREAPPGADPREYCMSDRDIVEVVRTEYVYTRPPPWSDTLPTIHVVTPTYSRPVQKAELTRMANTLLHVPNLHWLVVEDAPRRTPLTARLLRDTGLNYTHLHVETPRNYKLRGDARDPRIPRGTMQRNLALRWLRETFPRNSTQPGVVYFADDDNTYSLELFEEMRSTRRVSVWPVAFVGGLRYEAPRVNGAGKVVGWKTVFDPHRPFAIDMAGFAVNLRLILQRSQAYFKLRGVKGGYQESSLLRELVTLNDLEPKAANCTKILVWHTRTEKPVLVNEGKKGFTDPSVEI, encoded by the exons ATGG GTAATGAGGAGCTGTGGGTGCAGCCAGCTTTGGAGATGCCGAAGAGACGGGACATCCTTGCGATTGTTCTCATCGTGCTTCCCTGGACGCTGCTCATCACCGTCTGGCACCAGAGCAGCCTCGCGCCTCTGCTGGCTGTGCACAAGG ATGAGGGCAGTGACCCCCGGCGTGAGGCACCACCCGGTGCGGACCCTAGGGAGTATTGCATGTCCGACCGAGACATCGTGGAGGTGGTGCGCACAGAGTACGTGTACACGAGGCCACCACCGTGGTCGGACACGCTCCCCACCATCCACGTGGTGACGCCCACCTACAGTAGACCGGTGCAGAAGGCAGAGCTGACGAGAATGGCCAACACACTACTGCATGTGCCCAACTTGCACTGGCTGGTGGTGGAGGACGCTCCACGCAGGACGCCCCTGACAGCCCGCCTGCTGCGCGACACTGGCCTCAActacacacacttgcatgtggAGACACCCCGCAACTACAAACTGCGAGGTGATGCCCGAGACCCTCGCATCCCACGCGGCACCATGCAGCGCAACCTGGCCCTGCGCTGGCTGCGGGAGACCTTCCCACGGAACTCCACGCAGCCAGGTGTAGTGTACTTCGCGGATGATGACAACACCTACAGTCTGGAGCTCTTTGAAGAG ATGCGCAGCACGAGGAGGGTGTCCGTGTGGCCTGTGGCCTTCGTTGGTGGCCTTCGGTATGAGGCCCCAAGGGTGAATGGGGCAGGGAAGGTGGTTGGCTGGAAGACAGTGTTCGACCCCCACCGGCCATTTGCAATAGACATGGCTGGATTTGCTGTCAATCTGCGGCTCATCTTGCAGCGAAGTCAGGCCTACTTTAAACTCCGTGGTGTGAAGGGAGGCTACCAGGAAAGCAGCCTCCTTCGAGAACTGGTCACCCTCAATGACCTGGAGCCCAAGGCAGCAAACTGCACCAAG ATCTTGGTCTGGCACACACGGACAGAGAAGCCAGTGCTGGTGAATGAGGGAAAGAAGGGCTTCACTGACCCATCGGTAGAGATCTGA
- the B3gat1 gene encoding galactosylgalactosylxylosylprotein 3-beta-glucuronosyltransferase 1 isoform X2, translated as MPKRRDILAIVLIVLPWTLLITVWHQSSLAPLLAVHKDEGSDPRREAPPGADPREYCMSDRDIVEVVRTEYVYTRPPPWSDTLPTIHVVTPTYSRPVQKAELTRMANTLLHVPNLHWLVVEDAPRRTPLTARLLRDTGLNYTHLHVETPRNYKLRGDARDPRIPRGTMQRNLALRWLRETFPRNSTQPGVVYFADDDNTYSLELFEEMRSTRRVSVWPVAFVGGLRYEAPRVNGAGKVVGWKTVFDPHRPFAIDMAGFAVNLRLILQRSQAYFKLRGVKGGYQESSLLRELVTLNDLEPKAANCTKILVWHTRTEKPVLVNEGKKGFTDPSVEI; from the exons ATGCCGAAGAGACGGGACATCCTTGCGATTGTTCTCATCGTGCTTCCCTGGACGCTGCTCATCACCGTCTGGCACCAGAGCAGCCTCGCGCCTCTGCTGGCTGTGCACAAGG ATGAGGGCAGTGACCCCCGGCGTGAGGCACCACCCGGTGCGGACCCTAGGGAGTATTGCATGTCCGACCGAGACATCGTGGAGGTGGTGCGCACAGAGTACGTGTACACGAGGCCACCACCGTGGTCGGACACGCTCCCCACCATCCACGTGGTGACGCCCACCTACAGTAGACCGGTGCAGAAGGCAGAGCTGACGAGAATGGCCAACACACTACTGCATGTGCCCAACTTGCACTGGCTGGTGGTGGAGGACGCTCCACGCAGGACGCCCCTGACAGCCCGCCTGCTGCGCGACACTGGCCTCAActacacacacttgcatgtggAGACACCCCGCAACTACAAACTGCGAGGTGATGCCCGAGACCCTCGCATCCCACGCGGCACCATGCAGCGCAACCTGGCCCTGCGCTGGCTGCGGGAGACCTTCCCACGGAACTCCACGCAGCCAGGTGTAGTGTACTTCGCGGATGATGACAACACCTACAGTCTGGAGCTCTTTGAAGAG ATGCGCAGCACGAGGAGGGTGTCCGTGTGGCCTGTGGCCTTCGTTGGTGGCCTTCGGTATGAGGCCCCAAGGGTGAATGGGGCAGGGAAGGTGGTTGGCTGGAAGACAGTGTTCGACCCCCACCGGCCATTTGCAATAGACATGGCTGGATTTGCTGTCAATCTGCGGCTCATCTTGCAGCGAAGTCAGGCCTACTTTAAACTCCGTGGTGTGAAGGGAGGCTACCAGGAAAGCAGCCTCCTTCGAGAACTGGTCACCCTCAATGACCTGGAGCCCAAGGCAGCAAACTGCACCAAG ATCTTGGTCTGGCACACACGGACAGAGAAGCCAGTGCTGGTGAATGAGGGAAAGAAGGGCTTCACTGACCCATCGGTAGAGATCTGA